Proteins from a genomic interval of Schistosoma mansoni strain Puerto Rico chromosome 2, complete genome:
- a CDS encoding putative signal recognition particle receptor alpha subunit (sr-alpha), whose translation MLDFFVIITKGGIRLWCFPGSIDIFRLSINTFLKSLILEENAGRSPFVCDSRAMKFYMDNEFNLLFVAAYQNVLQLNYVDKFLTDIALEFRDKYKNRLVNHDITGSYDEFLPIYQATLKRTEDEFRDLRKGAKQMRKFEDSDKSKKTVASMIVRKGKNTEVDVKETPIAQKESLVPESKLEELPVNGIDTFEQNRLRLAAKFKGSKKSKEPKSPSLSPMQKPNGKKIKESRRWDNSATGEEAAALDFSGMNHTESTGNQKSDYNFSATEIETLSRLRGTMKDDLDEVNVSSGDEDVDSLELKENESVEQNGLSTDSQLQKSSLDNKQTKSGYLNGGFASSLLRGLRITGGSGRVLTREDIAPCLEQLRERLVGKNVAMSIADRVCSNVADRLVGTSLGTFERIYPRVRASLEEVCSRILVSGRRVDVLRDALDARTQGRPYSIVFCGVNGVGKSTNLAKIAFWLIEKNFRVLIAACDTFRSGAVEQLRTHVRKLNYIHPADQHGGQTMVELYEQGYGRDAASIARSAINYARDRHFDVVLVDTAGRMQDNEPLMRALASLIQTNQPDLVLFVGEALVGNEAVDQLVKFNQSLADHSYSDRPRCIDGIVLTKFDTIDDKVGAAISMACISNQPIVFVGTGQTYSDLRQLSVNAVVKALMK comes from the exons ATGTTGGACTTCTTTGTGATTATCACAAAAGGCGGTATTCGTTTGTGGTGTTTCCCCGGATCAATAGATATATTCAGGTTATCAATAAATACATTCCTCAAATCCCTCATATTAGAG gagaatgctggtcgctCACCTTTTGTTTGCGACTCTAGGGCTATGAAATTTTACATGGATAATGAATTCAACCTGTTATTTGTT GCTGCATATCAAAATGTCCTTCAATTAAACTATGTGGATAAGTTTTTGACAGACATAGCTCTGGAATTTAGGGACAAGTACAAGAATAGACTAGTTAACCACGACATAACTGGATCTTACGACGAATTTTTACCTATTTATCAAGCTACTCTGAAACGTACTGAAGACGAGTTTCGGGACCTTCGTAAAGGTGCCAA ACAGATGCGGAAGTTTGAGGATTCTGATAAGTCAAAAAAGACTGTCGCCTCTATGATTGTCCGAAAGGGTAAAAATACTGAGGTTGATGTGAAAGAAACTCCTATCGCCCAAAAGGAAAGTCTAGTTCCAGAATCCAAATTGGAAG AGCTTCCAGTAAATGGCATCGACACTTTTGAACAGAACAGACTTAGACTGGCTGCAAAGTTTAAGGGATCCAAGAAGAGTAAAGAACCAAAAAG CCCTTCATTGTCACCTATGCAAAAACCTAATGGTAAGAAAATCAAAGAAAGCCGTCGGTGGGATAACTCAGCAACTGGTGAGGAGGCAGCAGCCTTGGATTTTAGTGGTATGAATCATACAGAGTCAACAGGAAACCAAAAATCTGATTATAACTTTTCTGCCACGGAAATAGAAACgctatctcgtctccgtgggacaATGAAAGATGATTTAGATGAAGTTAATGTCTCTTCAGGTGATGAAGACGTCGATTCCTTAGAGCTTAAAGAGAATGAATCAGTGGAACAGAATGGTTTATCAACTGACTCTCAACTTCAAAAGAGTTCACttgataataaacaaacaaag tCAGGTTATCTCAATGGTGGTTTTGCTTCAAGTCTATTGCGTGGTTTACGCATTACTGGTGGTTCTGGGCGTGTTTTAACTCGAGAAGACATTGCACCTTGTCTTGAGCAACTTAGAGAACGCCTTGTTGGTAAAAATGTTGCTATGTCAATCGCTGATAGAGTTTGTTCGAACGTTGCTGATCGCCTTGTTGGCACATCGCTCGGAACGTTTGAAAGGATTTACCCCCGTGTTCGAGCTAGTTTGGAAGAAGTTTGTTCTCGAATTTTAGTTTCTGGTCGCCGAGTCGATGTTCTTCGTGATGCACTGGATGCGCGTACTCAAGGAAGACCATACAGTATTGTTTTCTGTGGTGTTAATGGTGTTGGAAAATCGACAAATCTGGCTAAG ATCGCTTTTTGGCTTATCGAGAAGAATTTCCGTGTCCTTATAGCTGCCTGTGATACTTTTCGATCTGGTGCTGTGGAACAACTGCGTACACATGTACGTAAATTAAATTACATTCATCCAGCTGATCAGCATGGCGGTCAAACTATGGTTGAGCTGTATGAACAAGGATATGGTCGTGATGCAGCGTCAATAGCTCGTTCTGCAATTAATTATG CCCGTGATCGACACTTTGATGTTGTACTTGTGGACACAGCTGGGCGTATGCAAGACAATGAACCATTAATGCGTGCTTTAGCTTCG CTGATTCAAACCAACCAACCAGATCTTGTGTTGTTCGTTGGTGAAGCGTTGGTTGGTAATGAAGCAGTTGATCAACTGgttaaattcaatcaatcacTTGCAGATCATAGCTATTCTGATCGCCCTAGATGCATTGATGGAATTGTATTGACTAAATTCGATACAATTGATGATAAG GTTGGAGCTGCTATTTCAATGGCTTGTATATCAAATCAACCTATTGTATTTGTTGGTACAGGTCAAACTTATTCTGATCTTCGTCAATTATCCGTAAATGCTGTTGTCAAGgctttaatgaaataa